GTGACCATCAGCAGTTCGCGGACACTCCTGAGCACGGTGTACCCGGACCACTGCCGGACGTCGAAGCCGTAGCCCTCCGAGAAGTCGGCGTACTCGGCTTCCGTGTGCCAGCCGAAGCTGTCGTAGTACATGGCCGTCTGCATGAGGTCCCACTCACGGGGGCCTGCCGCGAAGCCGTCCAGGTCGATGACCTTCGGGTGCCCTTCGACGTCGCGCAGAACATTGCCCACATTGAAATCACCGTGCACATGCCCGGGCGGAAGGGCGAACTCCAGCTTCTCGTACTCAGCCGCCAACTCCTCAGCCAGCCCGGCTAGATACACGCGGGTCTCGGCACGGATCACAGCACGCCGCAGGCGCTGCTCGACCTTGTCGAAGGGACGGAGGGCGGGCAGGGAGAAGTGCGGCGGCTCCAGTCTGTGAAGCCGCCGCAGGAGTTCGCCCATCTCACCGGTGCTGGCGTACTTCTCGCCGTCGGCCAGCCCCTCCCAGAAGGTCACGGGGTGCCGGTCGACGACGACCGGCTGTTCCGCCTCTGTGACGAGTCGGGCCGACGGGTAGCCCTCAGCCGCGAGCCATTGCGCAACGGCAACCTCTCGGCGCACTGACGGTAGACGGTCCGCGTGGCGGCCGACGCGAGAGACGACCCGGCCTCCGGCGATGCGGAACACCGCGTGGTCACCGAGCCGCAGCAGTTCGATTCCGTCGGGGTCCAGTCCGATCAACTCGCAAGCTGTGCGCAGGATGCTCTCTGAAGCTGCGGCGTCGAACGTGGTTCGCTCGCTCGTCGTCATGCCGTCTGACCCTCCTGCCCGACGGGTAGAGCGAGGAGAACCCGCCCTCACGTCGCTCTGCCTCTCGATGCCAAGGGTTCCACGGCCGCGCGGCGAGTGGTCGACACCGCGCGCACCGGGCGTACTCAGTGTTGCCCACGGCCGGGAGCGGCCGACCAGCAGACATGAGGCGGGACAGCACACCGGCCGGCGTCGACCCCGAGCGAGATCGTCAGATGCTTACGTCAGGACCGCTCGAACGGATCATGGAGCCCAACTGTGGCCCAAAGCGAGTCGGCCGGCCTGATGCGTGTCACGTCGCTCAGTGATCCACTGCTCGATCTGGCCCACCGAGTTCGTGATCGGTTGGTCCGTTGTGTCGAGCAGTTGAGTGTTCCATCGGGGATCATCGGCGTGCCACCCGGTCCAGCGGTGCCAGACCATCTCGGGCCAGCTGTTGTCGATGACGATGTCGGGTCGGTAACGGGGGTCGAGGGCGTGCTTCCGGTGCCATGCGGCCCAGCCGAGGAAGGCGTCGACCGCCGGAGCGTCCCACCGGCCGGGATCGCGCTCGGCGAGGCGAACGCGCCGGACCTCGTCCGTGACATCGACCAGGCACACGGCGATGCCGTCCAGCAGCGGGGCGGAGGGCACGGCGAGGACTTCGCCCAAAGGCGACTGCCCAGTAAGCAGAAGGTCGATTCCGCGCTCCTGGTACTCCAGCGCGCGGCGCACCCACATCTCGGTCATGCGATGGCGCCAGTGCAGGTCGGCGCCCTCCGGCACACCCAGCTCATCGAAGTCGTGCACGGCGATCTGCGCGAGCCTGTCGGCAGCGGCGTAGGCGAGCGTCGTCTT
This portion of the Streptomyces canus genome encodes:
- a CDS encoding phosphotransferase enzyme family protein; amino-acid sequence: MTTSERTTFDAAASESILRTACELIGLDPDGIELLRLGDHAVFRIAGGRVVSRVGRHADRLPSVRREVAVAQWLAAEGYPSARLVTEAEQPVVVDRHPVTFWEGLADGEKYASTGEMGELLRRLHRLEPPHFSLPALRPFDKVEQRLRRAVIRAETRVYLAGLAEELAAEYEKLEFALPPGHVHGDFNVGNVLRDVEGHPKVIDLDGFAAGPREWDLMQTAMYYDSFGWHTEAEYADFSEGYGFDVRQWSGYTVLRSVRELLMVTWLAQNAGTNPRAAEEVEKRVETLRSSGSRRDWAPF